A window from Pseudomonas sp. Tri1 encodes these proteins:
- a CDS encoding outer membrane protein assembly factor BamD: protein MQVKHLLLIAILALTAACSSKEVVDENLSEVELYQQAQNDLDNNSYTSATAKLKALESRYPFGRYADQAQLELIYANYKNAEPEAAKSAAERFIRLHPQHPNVDYAYYLKGLTSFDQDVGLLARFLPLDMTKRDPGAARDSYNEFAQLTSRFPNSRYSPDAKQRMIYLRNLLASYEIHVADYYLTRQAYVAAANRGRYVVENFQETPSVGDGLAVMTEAYQRLHLDELAATSLETLKLNYPDHPSLVDGQFTPRVDEADNRSWLSKATLGLIESRPPLPPGETRANQDVQRQFQDAKEAIPNELKPKDENGDVIEEEEPEKESGDRSWFSHLTFGLFD from the coding sequence ATGCAAGTGAAACACCTGCTGCTGATCGCCATCCTCGCATTGACTGCTGCTTGCTCGTCGAAGGAAGTCGTAGACGAAAACCTGAGCGAAGTCGAGCTGTACCAACAGGCGCAGAACGACCTGGACAACAACAGCTATACCAGCGCCACGGCCAAGCTCAAGGCCCTGGAGTCGCGGTATCCGTTCGGTCGCTACGCCGATCAGGCCCAACTGGAGCTGATCTACGCCAACTACAAGAACGCCGAGCCGGAAGCTGCAAAATCCGCCGCCGAGCGTTTCATTCGCCTGCACCCGCAGCACCCGAACGTCGATTACGCCTATTACCTCAAGGGCCTGACCTCCTTCGACCAGGACGTTGGCCTGCTGGCGCGTTTCCTGCCGCTGGACATGACCAAGCGTGACCCGGGTGCCGCGCGCGACTCCTACAATGAGTTCGCCCAGCTGACCAGCCGCTTCCCCAACAGCCGCTACTCGCCGGATGCCAAGCAGCGCATGATCTACCTGCGCAACCTGCTGGCGTCCTACGAAATCCACGTGGCCGACTACTACCTGACCCGTCAGGCCTACGTCGCCGCCGCCAACCGTGGCCGCTACGTGGTAGAGAACTTCCAGGAAACCCCTTCGGTGGGCGACGGCCTGGCAGTAATGACCGAAGCGTACCAGCGCCTGCACCTGGACGAGTTGGCGGCCACCAGCCTGGAAACCCTCAAGCTGAACTACCCGGATCACCCTTCCCTGGTTGATGGCCAGTTCACCCCACGGGTCGACGAAGCCGACAACCGTTCGTGGTTGAGCAAGGCGACCCTGGGCCTGATCGAATCCCGCCCACCCCTGCCGCCGGGCGAAACCCGCGCCAACCAGGACGTGCAGCGTCAGTTCCAGGATGCCAAGGAAGCCATTCCGAACGAGCTCAAGCCCAAGGACGAAAATGGCGACGTGATCGAAGAAGAAGAGCCTGAGAAAGAGTCCGGCGACCGCTCCTGGTTCAGCCACCTGACCTTCGGCCTGTTCGACTGA
- a CDS encoding ATP-binding protein yields MIAEASSPRVKQAQRLLRLYHLYRLSIGITLVLLISSKLDNRLLEFANDDLLHSGSWLYLVLNILLVVFLENTRRPARLFGLALTDVLLLSWLFFAAGGVPSAIGNLLIVSVAIGNTLLRGRVGLLIAAVATIGIVGSTFFLGLSDSNRPSSYLQAGTLGALCFAAALLVQGLTRRLEASETLAEQRASEVIGLEALNALILQRMRTGILVLDRERRVQLANESALNLLDMHDLVGQRIDDYCTALVERLQLWLNNPSLRPPSLTVAGTGLTLQPSFIALGHHDQQQILVFLEDLAQVAQQAQQLKLASLGRLTAGIAHEIRNPLGAISHAAQLLRESEELNDADRRLTQIIQDHSQRMNRVIENVLQLSRRQQTTPQRLDLRAWLEQFVRQARENAAEHQQLHLSIDPGDYTTLMDPDQLTQVLDNLLRNAWRHSAMAHEQAEAWLKLFIDPHSQLSTLDIIDNGPGVTPEQQAHLFEPFFTTSSQGTGLGLYLSRELCESNQARLDFKPRQGGGCFRITFAHGRKQI; encoded by the coding sequence GTGATCGCTGAGGCCTCGAGCCCCCGCGTCAAACAGGCGCAGCGCCTGCTGCGCCTCTATCACCTGTATCGCCTGAGCATCGGCATCACCCTGGTGCTGTTGATCTCCAGCAAACTGGACAATCGCCTGCTGGAGTTCGCCAACGACGACCTGCTGCACAGCGGTAGCTGGTTGTACCTGGTGCTGAACATCCTGCTGGTGGTGTTCCTTGAGAACACTCGCCGCCCTGCCCGACTGTTCGGCCTGGCACTCACCGACGTACTACTGCTTTCGTGGCTGTTCTTCGCCGCAGGCGGTGTGCCCAGTGCCATCGGCAACCTGCTCATCGTCTCGGTAGCCATCGGCAATACGCTATTGCGAGGCCGGGTCGGCCTGTTGATCGCCGCTGTCGCCACGATCGGTATCGTCGGGTCGACGTTCTTCCTCGGCCTGAGCGACTCAAACCGTCCCAGCAGCTATCTGCAAGCTGGCACCCTGGGAGCACTGTGTTTTGCCGCCGCCCTGCTGGTACAAGGCCTGACCCGGCGACTGGAAGCCAGTGAAACCCTGGCCGAGCAACGGGCCAGCGAAGTGATCGGCCTCGAAGCGCTCAATGCACTGATCCTGCAACGCATGCGCACCGGCATCCTGGTCCTCGACCGCGAGCGGCGCGTGCAATTGGCCAACGAAAGCGCTTTGAACCTGCTAGACATGCATGACCTGGTCGGCCAGCGGATCGATGACTATTGCACCGCCCTGGTCGAACGCCTGCAATTGTGGTTGAACAACCCCAGCCTGCGCCCACCCAGCCTGACCGTGGCTGGCACAGGCCTGACCCTGCAACCGAGCTTCATCGCCCTGGGGCATCACGATCAGCAGCAGATCCTGGTATTCCTTGAAGACCTGGCCCAGGTTGCCCAGCAGGCCCAGCAACTGAAACTCGCCTCCCTCGGGCGCCTCACCGCGGGCATCGCCCATGAAATCCGCAACCCCTTGGGGGCGATCAGCCATGCAGCGCAATTGCTGCGCGAATCCGAGGAACTGAACGACGCGGATCGACGTCTGACGCAGATTATTCAAGATCACTCCCAACGAATGAATCGCGTCATTGAAAACGTCTTGCAACTGTCCCGCCGCCAGCAGACCACGCCCCAACGCCTGGACCTGCGGGCCTGGCTCGAGCAGTTTGTCCGTCAGGCCCGCGAAAACGCTGCCGAGCACCAGCAGTTGCACTTGAGCATCGACCCAGGCGACTACACCACGCTGATGGACCCCGACCAACTCACCCAAGTGCTCGACAACCTGCTGCGCAACGCCTGGCGCCACAGTGCAATGGCCCATGAACAGGCCGAGGCCTGGCTGAAACTGTTTATCGATCCCCACAGCCAGCTGTCCACCCTGGACATCATCGATAACGGTCCTGGTGTGACGCCAGAGCAACAGGCGCATCTGTTCGAACCCTTCTTTACCACCAGCAGCCAGGGCACCGGCCTTGGGCTCTATCTGTCCCGTGAGCTGTGCGAAAGCAACCAGGCCCGCCTAGACTTCAAACCACGCCAAGGCGGCGGCTGCTTTCGCATCACTTTTGCTCACGGACGGAAACAGATTTGA
- a CDS encoding PP0621 family protein, whose product MLRLLILFAVVASAIWIFRGMKNNGRTSRPTQEQDAPPMVRCAHCGVHLPRDRALALEQQWYCSQAHLEQGPGSRDR is encoded by the coding sequence ATGCTTCGTCTATTGATTCTGTTCGCCGTCGTTGCCTCCGCCATATGGATCTTTCGCGGGATGAAAAACAACGGTCGCACCTCACGTCCTACCCAGGAACAAGACGCACCGCCCATGGTTCGTTGCGCCCATTGCGGCGTACACCTGCCACGTGACCGGGCCCTGGCTCTCGAACAACAGTGGTACTGCAGCCAGGCTCATCTCGAGCAAGGCCCGGGCAGTCGTGATCGCTGA
- a CDS encoding sigma-54 dependent transcriptional regulator, giving the protein MNIRSRQRILIVDDEPDIRELLDITLGRMKLDTRSAKNLAEAQALLTDEAFDLCLTDMRLPDGTGLELVQHIQQRYPQLPVAMITAYGSLETAIDALKAGAFDFLTKPVDLGRLRELVTSALRLPPVATPVATIERCLLGDSPPMRSVRKQIEKLARSQAPVYISGESGCGKELVARLIHEQGPRSSQGFVPVNCGAIPSELMESEFFGHRKGSFSGAIEDKPGLFQAAHGGTLFLDEVADLPLAMQVKLLRAIQEKAVRAVGGQQEEVVDVRILCATHKDLDGEVAAGRFRQDLYYRLNVIELRVPPLRERREDIEPLANHMLQRLAANTGSPPARLHPQALDALRNYRFPGNVRELENMLERAYTLCEQQQIEAVDLRLAEGNSASEAGNPDLMQVDNLEDYLEDVERKLILQALEQTRWNRTAAAQRLKLSFRSMRYRLKKLGLD; this is encoded by the coding sequence TTGAATATTCGCTCACGGCAACGAATCCTGATCGTCGATGACGAACCGGACATCCGCGAACTCCTGGACATTACCCTGGGCCGGATGAAACTCGACACCCGCAGCGCCAAGAACCTTGCCGAGGCCCAAGCCCTGCTGACGGACGAAGCCTTCGACCTGTGCCTGACCGACATGCGCCTGCCCGATGGCACTGGCCTGGAACTGGTTCAACATATCCAGCAACGTTACCCCCAACTCCCCGTGGCGATGATCACCGCCTATGGCAGCCTGGAAACCGCCATCGACGCCCTCAAGGCCGGGGCCTTCGACTTCCTGACCAAACCGGTCGACCTGGGCCGGCTGCGAGAACTGGTCACCAGCGCCTTGCGCCTACCGCCGGTCGCCACGCCGGTCGCCACCATCGAGCGCTGCCTGCTGGGCGACTCTCCACCGATGCGCAGCGTGCGCAAACAGATCGAAAAGCTCGCCCGCAGCCAGGCACCGGTGTACATCAGCGGCGAGTCAGGCTGCGGCAAGGAACTGGTCGCCCGGTTGATCCATGAACAAGGCCCCCGCTCCAGCCAGGGGTTTGTGCCAGTCAACTGCGGGGCAATTCCCAGCGAGCTGATGGAAAGCGAGTTTTTCGGCCATCGAAAAGGCAGCTTCAGCGGCGCCATCGAAGACAAACCCGGGCTGTTCCAGGCCGCCCACGGCGGAACGCTGTTCCTCGATGAAGTGGCCGATCTGCCCCTGGCGATGCAAGTCAAACTGTTGCGAGCGATCCAGGAAAAGGCCGTACGCGCCGTGGGCGGCCAGCAGGAAGAAGTGGTGGATGTACGCATCCTCTGCGCCACCCACAAGGACCTGGACGGCGAAGTGGCCGCCGGGCGCTTTCGCCAGGACCTGTACTATCGGCTGAACGTCATCGAACTGCGGGTCCCGCCGTTGCGTGAGCGCCGTGAAGATATCGAGCCGCTGGCCAACCACATGCTCCAGCGCCTGGCAGCCAACACCGGCAGCCCACCGGCCAGGTTGCATCCCCAAGCGTTGGACGCCCTCAGGAATTACCGCTTCCCGGGCAACGTGCGCGAACTGGAAAACATGCTCGAACGTGCCTACACCCTTTGCGAACAGCAACAGATCGAAGCCGTCGACCTGCGCCTGGCCGAGGGCAACAGCGCCAGCGAGGCGGGCAACCCGGATTTGATGCAGGTCGACAACCTGGAGGATTACCTGGAAGACGTCGAGCGCAAGCTCATCCTCCAGGCCCTGGAACAAACCCGCTGGAACCGCACGGCGGCGGCGCAGCGGTTGAAGTTGTCGTTTCGGTCGATGCGGTATCGGTTGAAGAAGTTGGGGTTGGATTGA